One Methylosinus sp. LW4 genomic region harbors:
- a CDS encoding ABC transporter permease yields the protein MLNSFVALTSLGRRALPNLWDFVALALVLGVFALAAFGWRGMALPLEAPETAQLSLDYSALPYYGLRTTLRMFAAIGFSLLFTLVYATLAAKSRRAEMILVPLLDVLQSVPVLGFLSFTVTFFLGLFPGSTLGAEGAAIFAIFTSQAWNMAFSFHQSLRTVPRDLDEVAKSFGLTSWQKFWQLEAPFAMPGLIWNMMMSMSGGWFFVVASEAITVGDVNVRLPGVGSYLALAIESKRVDCVAAAVIAVALIILAYDQLLFRPIVAFSGKFRVELSASQDEAESWVRDLFVRTRWLRVAAAWPASLLRRVSLWKLTLPFAAPPLPQSRRAAIVLDIVWFAAIGAVFVYSLYLVLEFVRSAVSLEEFRHALLLTFYTMIRVIVLIALATLIWVPIGVWVGLRPRIAEKIQPLAQFLAAFPANVLFPIAVIGILTFRLDPDIWLSLLIIFGTQWYILFNVIAGASAFPNDLREVSANFGIRGFAWWKNVILPAIFPYYVTGALTASGGSWNASIVAEYVKWGEDTIEAQGIGAYIAAATAAGDYPKIVLGVSLMSVVVILFNRLFWRQLFGFVERRLRLS from the coding sequence ATGCTCAATAGTTTCGTCGCGCTCACCTCGCTCGGCCGCCGCGCTCTGCCCAATCTGTGGGATTTCGTCGCTCTGGCGCTCGTCCTCGGCGTCTTCGCGCTGGCCGCCTTCGGCTGGCGCGGCATGGCGCTGCCGCTCGAGGCGCCGGAGACGGCGCAATTGTCGCTCGATTACTCGGCGCTGCCTTATTACGGGCTGCGCACCACGCTGCGCATGTTCGCGGCGATCGGCTTCTCGCTACTCTTCACGCTCGTCTACGCCACGCTCGCCGCCAAGAGCCGCCGCGCCGAGATGATTCTGGTGCCGCTGCTCGATGTGCTGCAATCGGTGCCGGTGCTCGGCTTTCTGTCCTTCACCGTCACCTTCTTCCTCGGCCTCTTTCCCGGCTCGACGCTCGGCGCCGAGGGCGCGGCGATCTTCGCCATCTTCACCAGCCAGGCCTGGAACATGGCCTTCTCCTTCCACCAGTCGCTGCGCACCGTGCCGCGCGATCTCGACGAGGTGGCCAAGAGCTTCGGCCTCACGTCCTGGCAGAAATTCTGGCAGCTCGAGGCGCCCTTCGCCATGCCGGGTCTCATCTGGAACATGATGATGTCCATGTCCGGCGGCTGGTTCTTCGTCGTCGCCTCGGAGGCGATCACCGTCGGCGACGTGAATGTGCGCCTGCCGGGCGTCGGCTCCTATCTGGCGCTCGCCATAGAGAGCAAGCGGGTCGATTGCGTGGCGGCGGCGGTGATCGCGGTGGCGCTCATCATTCTCGCCTATGACCAGCTGCTGTTCCGGCCGATCGTCGCCTTCTCGGGCAAGTTTCGCGTCGAGCTTTCCGCCTCGCAGGACGAGGCCGAGAGCTGGGTGCGCGATCTCTTCGTGCGCACGCGCTGGCTGCGCGTCGCCGCGGCCTGGCCGGCCTCGCTGCTCCGCCGCGTCTCGCTGTGGAAGCTGACCTTGCCTTTCGCCGCGCCGCCCCTGCCGCAGAGCCGCCGCGCGGCCATCGTCCTCGATATCGTCTGGTTCGCGGCGATCGGCGCGGTGTTCGTCTACTCGCTCTATCTCGTGCTCGAATTCGTGCGCAGCGCGGTGAGCCTCGAGGAGTTCCGTCACGCGCTGCTGCTCACCTTCTACACGATGATCCGCGTCATCGTGCTGATCGCGCTCGCCACGCTGATCTGGGTGCCGATCGGCGTGTGGGTGGGCCTGCGTCCGCGCATCGCCGAGAAAATCCAGCCGCTGGCGCAATTTCTGGCGGCCTTTCCGGCCAATGTTCTGTTTCCCATCGCCGTCATCGGCATTCTCACCTTCCGGCTCGATCCCGACATATGGCTGTCGCTGCTGATTATTTTCGGCACGCAATGGTACATATTGTTCAACGTCATCGCCGGCGCCTCGGCCTTCCCCAACGATCTGCGCGAGGTCTCCGCCAATTTCGGCATTCGCGGCTTCGCCTGGTGGAAGAACGTCATTCTGCCGGCGATCTTCCCTTATTACGTGACCGGCGCGCTCACCGCCTCGGGCGGCTCGTGGAACGCCTCCATCGTCGCCGAATATGTGAAATGGGGCGAGGACACGATCGAGGCGCAGGGCATAGGCGCTTATATCGCCGCGGCGACGGCGGCCGGCGACTATCCGAAGATCGTGCTCGGCGTCTCGCTGATGAGCGTCGTCGTCATATTGTTCAACCGTCTCTTCTGGCGCCAATTGTTCGGCTTCGTCGAACGGCGCCTGCGCCTCTCCTGA